The following proteins are co-located in the Mycolicibacterium goodii genome:
- a CDS encoding acyl-CoA thioesterase, with protein MSGFNFPIVPRYGEVDQQGVVFNAHYLTWFDEACTGLLDHLDVTYPGLIASGLDIQVVHSEIDFAAPVRWRDKVRVAVTCERIGTTSFTLGFTVFSSNDTTPERVAVRGSNVYVVVSGTDWTKRPVPDRLRAALGAVTDQQAERIH; from the coding sequence GTGAGCGGGTTCAACTTCCCGATCGTCCCGCGCTACGGCGAGGTCGACCAGCAGGGTGTGGTGTTCAACGCGCACTACCTGACCTGGTTCGACGAGGCGTGCACCGGACTGCTGGACCACCTCGACGTGACGTACCCGGGGCTGATCGCCTCCGGCCTGGACATCCAGGTCGTGCACAGCGAGATCGACTTCGCTGCCCCCGTGCGGTGGCGCGACAAGGTGCGCGTCGCGGTGACGTGCGAACGCATCGGGACCACGAGCTTCACCCTCGGCTTCACCGTGTTCAGCTCGAACGACACCACGCCCGAACGCGTCGCGGTGCGGGGCAGCAACGTCTACGTCGTCGTCTCCGGCACGGACTGGACCAAGCGCCCGGTCCCCGACCGGCTGCGTGCCGCGCTCGGTGCCGTCACGGACCAGCAGGCCGAACGAATTCACTGA
- a CDS encoding threonine/serine dehydratase has translation MDLVTIDDISDAARRIASDIVRTPLLAAGWGDPRRPLWLKAENLQPIGAFKIRGAFNALGRLDPDTRARGVVAYSSGNHAQAVAYAAAAYGVAAHIVMPEETPAVKVEATRGHGAHVVLCGPGERERTAAELVEQTGAVLIPPFDHPDIIAGQGTIGIEIAEDLHDLAAVLIPVSGGGLASGIGTAIRALRPDARIYAVEPELAADTAESLARGSIVEWPVAKRNRTIADGLRSTPSELTFAHLRRVVDDVITVSEDEIRSAVRELALRAHLVAEPSGAVALAGYHKAALPDGPAVAIVSGGNIEPSQLAGILAG, from the coding sequence GTGGACCTGGTGACCATCGACGACATCTCCGACGCGGCCCGCCGCATCGCCTCCGACATCGTGCGCACCCCGCTGCTGGCCGCAGGCTGGGGTGATCCGCGCCGACCGCTGTGGCTCAAGGCGGAGAATCTGCAGCCGATCGGCGCGTTCAAGATTCGCGGCGCGTTCAACGCCCTGGGCCGCCTCGACCCGGACACCAGAGCCCGAGGCGTGGTGGCCTATTCGAGCGGTAACCACGCCCAGGCCGTCGCGTACGCGGCCGCAGCCTACGGCGTGGCCGCCCACATCGTGATGCCGGAGGAGACGCCGGCCGTCAAGGTCGAGGCGACCCGCGGCCACGGTGCGCATGTCGTGTTGTGCGGCCCGGGGGAGCGGGAACGGACCGCCGCCGAACTGGTCGAGCAGACCGGCGCGGTGCTGATCCCGCCGTTCGACCATCCCGACATCATCGCGGGCCAGGGCACGATCGGCATCGAGATCGCCGAGGACCTCCACGATCTCGCGGCCGTGCTGATCCCGGTCAGCGGCGGTGGGCTGGCCTCCGGGATCGGGACCGCGATCCGCGCGCTGCGTCCCGACGCCAGGATCTATGCGGTGGAACCTGAACTCGCCGCCGACACCGCCGAGTCGCTCGCCCGGGGCAGCATCGTGGAATGGCCTGTGGCCAAACGGAACCGGACCATCGCCGACGGTCTGCGCTCAACTCCCTCTGAGCTCACCTTCGCCCATCTGCGCCGGGTCGTCGATGACGTCATCACCGTCAGTGAAGACGAGATCCGCTCGGCGGTAAGGGAACTGGCGTTGCGTGCACATCTCGTCGCCGAGCCCAGCGGTGCCGTCGCACTCGCCGGCTACCACAAGGCCGCACTGCCCGATGGGCCCGCGGTGGCCATCGTGTCGGGCGGCAACATCGAGCCCTCGCAGTTGGCAGGCATCCTCGCCGGATAG
- a CDS encoding Pr6Pr family membrane protein, which yields MNLRTCLRIGIVAAVLAAVVLVEFSTRSGVLWRLITFTYQANLLAAAFYLWTVASPRADARAGLRGGVVLYVVMAGAIWNLFLAQVSMGYTPANVLLHVVVPVLAVAEWLMARDVQGVIRWWQPLTWLLYPAAYVGLALLVLSGAGLRVPYWFLDPAAVGPWVVMTNIGLLGAVFAGCGYALMALARALAPRCADIG from the coding sequence GTGAACCTGCGCACCTGTTTGCGGATCGGCATCGTGGCAGCGGTGCTCGCGGCCGTGGTCCTGGTCGAATTCTCCACCCGCTCAGGCGTGCTGTGGCGCCTCATCACGTTCACCTATCAGGCGAACCTGCTGGCGGCGGCGTTCTATCTGTGGACCGTCGCCTCGCCGCGCGCCGACGCACGTGCGGGTCTGCGCGGCGGCGTGGTGTTGTACGTGGTCATGGCCGGGGCGATCTGGAATCTGTTTCTCGCCCAGGTGAGTATGGGCTACACACCGGCCAATGTGCTGCTGCATGTCGTCGTGCCGGTGCTCGCCGTCGCGGAGTGGCTGATGGCGCGCGACGTCCAGGGTGTGATCCGGTGGTGGCAACCGTTGACCTGGTTGCTGTATCCCGCTGCCTACGTCGGGTTGGCGTTGCTGGTGCTCAGCGGTGCCGGGCTTCGGGTGCCGTATTGGTTCCTCGATCCCGCCGCCGTCGGGCCGTGGGTGGTGATGACGAACATCGGGCTGCTCGGTGCCGTTTTCGCGGGCTGCGGTTACGCGCTGATGGCGCTCGCCCGGGCGCTGGCCCCCAGGTGCGCCGATATCGGATGA
- a CDS encoding L,D-transpeptidase, producing MLNSLPRRSGSPRGSVWKLFAAIGIAVAAATVPVNVASAAVRTPVEVAQIEPAAGAVVGVAHPVTVRFAEPVTDRRGAERSLRISSTDMSSGRFSWPDASVMEWTPDEFWPAHSTISLSVGGVKTSFNTGAEVLGVADIGDHTFTVSVDGEVMREMPASMGKPKFPTPQGTFTALAKEPVVVMDSRTIGIPLSDPEGYKLTVNDAVRVTWGGVYVHSAPWSVGSQGYANVSHGCINLSPDNAAWYYDMVSVGDPIIVQA from the coding sequence ATGCTGAACTCGCTACCGCGCAGATCCGGATCGCCACGAGGTTCGGTCTGGAAACTGTTTGCGGCGATCGGTATCGCTGTCGCGGCCGCCACCGTCCCGGTTAACGTCGCCTCGGCCGCCGTGCGCACCCCGGTCGAGGTTGCCCAGATCGAGCCCGCCGCGGGTGCGGTGGTCGGGGTTGCCCACCCGGTGACCGTCCGGTTCGCCGAGCCGGTCACCGATCGCCGCGGTGCCGAACGCAGCCTGCGGATCTCGTCGACGGACATGTCCTCGGGCCGGTTCAGCTGGCCGGACGCCTCGGTGATGGAGTGGACGCCCGACGAGTTCTGGCCCGCGCACTCGACGATCTCGTTGTCGGTGGGCGGCGTGAAGACCAGTTTCAACACCGGTGCCGAGGTGTTGGGTGTCGCCGACATCGGCGACCACACCTTCACGGTCAGCGTCGACGGCGAGGTGATGCGGGAGATGCCTGCATCGATGGGTAAGCCGAAGTTTCCCACCCCACAGGGAACGTTCACCGCCTTGGCCAAAGAGCCTGTGGTGGTGATGGATTCGCGTACCATCGGCATTCCGCTGAGCGATCCGGAGGGCTACAAGCTCACCGTCAACGACGCCGTCCGGGTGACCTGGGGCGGGGTCTACGTGCACTCCGCGCCGTGGTCGGTCGGCTCGCAGGGCTACGCCAATGTCAGCCACGGCTGCATCAACCTCAGCCCGGACAACGCCGCGTGGTACTACGACATGGTCAGCGTCGGTGACCCGATCATCGTGCAGGCGTGA
- a CDS encoding sterol desaturase family protein: protein MTRREFTLADAAREFVRHPSPWMIGTTLAGAATARMIVGDWRSTDALVPLVMVGVFPLVEWIIHVAILHWRPRRFGPVVVDTRLARDHRRHHGAPRDIPLIFIPWPTLLWLLPVATAVALVAFPRPGLGLTFLTLLTALGLGYEWCHYLIHSDYKPRSGVYRAVWRNHRRHHFKNEHYWFTVTSSGTADRILGTYPDPATVPTSPTARTLHVTPAR from the coding sequence ATGACACGCCGGGAGTTCACGCTCGCCGACGCGGCACGGGAATTCGTCAGACACCCCTCGCCCTGGATGATCGGCACGACGCTGGCAGGTGCGGCCACCGCGCGGATGATCGTCGGCGACTGGCGCAGCACCGACGCGCTGGTGCCACTGGTGATGGTCGGGGTCTTCCCGCTGGTGGAGTGGATCATCCACGTGGCGATACTGCACTGGCGGCCAAGGCGATTCGGGCCCGTGGTGGTGGACACCAGGCTGGCCAGGGACCACCGCAGACACCACGGCGCACCGCGCGACATACCGCTGATCTTCATCCCGTGGCCCACCCTGCTGTGGCTGCTGCCCGTCGCGACGGCCGTTGCGCTGGTGGCGTTTCCGCGGCCCGGCCTCGGCCTGACCTTCCTGACCCTGCTGACCGCGCTCGGACTGGGCTACGAGTGGTGCCACTATCTGATCCACAGCGACTACAAACCCAGATCCGGTGTGTACCGCGCGGTGTGGCGCAACCACCGCAGGCACCACTTCAAGAACGAGCACTACTGGTTCACGGTCACCAGTTCCGGGACGGCCGACCGGATACTGGGGACCTACCCCGACCCGGCGACCGTGCCCACCTCACCGACCGCCAGGACCCTGCACGTCACGCCTGCACGATGA
- a CDS encoding FadR/GntR family transcriptional regulator, whose amino-acid sequence MALQPVNRRSVPEDVFEQIVSEVLTGEMRPGEPLPSERRLAEVLGVSRPAVREAIKRLTAAGLVEVRQGDATTVRDFRRHAGMDLLPRLLFRAGELDTSVVRSILETRLHNGPKVAELAAVRRQPDLVGQLTDLVDRLQAQSDPIERQRHAMTFWDHVVDGADSIAFRLMFNTLRETYEPVLPALATVMAEEVAHPDAYRAITRAISDGDPDGARRAAQDLLEPATHALLSALDALDALEDKR is encoded by the coding sequence ATGGCCCTGCAACCGGTGAATCGCCGCTCGGTACCCGAGGACGTGTTCGAACAGATCGTTTCCGAGGTGCTGACCGGCGAGATGCGGCCCGGCGAACCACTGCCGAGCGAACGCAGGCTCGCCGAGGTGCTCGGGGTCTCCCGGCCCGCGGTGCGTGAGGCGATCAAACGCCTCACCGCAGCGGGGCTGGTCGAGGTCCGCCAGGGCGATGCGACCACGGTGCGCGACTTCCGGCGGCACGCCGGTATGGACCTGCTGCCCCGACTGCTGTTCCGCGCAGGCGAACTCGACACGTCCGTGGTGCGCAGCATCCTGGAAACCCGGCTGCACAACGGGCCCAAGGTCGCCGAACTCGCGGCCGTACGCCGTCAACCGGACCTCGTCGGGCAACTCACCGACCTGGTGGACCGGCTGCAAGCCCAATCGGATCCGATCGAGCGACAGCGTCACGCGATGACGTTCTGGGACCACGTCGTCGACGGGGCCGACTCGATCGCGTTCCGGTTGATGTTCAACACCCTGCGCGAGACCTACGAACCGGTTCTGCCCGCGCTCGCCACCGTGATGGCCGAGGAGGTCGCCCACCCCGACGCCTACCGCGCCATCACCCGCGCCATCTCCGACGGCGACCCCGACGGTGCCCGCCGCGCCGCGCAGGACCTGCTCGAACCTGCCACCCACGCCCTGCTGTCCGCCCTGGATGCGTTGGATGCGTTGGAGGACAAACGATGA
- a CDS encoding helix-turn-helix domain-containing protein, with translation MTTTVSGTSIGTLVREWRQRRRISQLDLAIEADVSPRHVSFIETGRAQPSRTMVLRLAEALEVPPREQNRLLLAAGLAPVYSERSLDDPEMAAVRDGLTRVLDAYHPYPCVAVDREWNLLRANAGAAVMLDGVAPHLLERPNALRITLHPQGMAPRIRNLAEWRHHLISRLRREVAVSGSGALAALLAEVESYPGGFESTHDLGGVAVPLELLTARGEVLRFLSTVTTFGTALDLTAAELSVEAFLPADERTAAALRG, from the coding sequence GTGACCACCACCGTCTCGGGCACCTCGATCGGCACGCTGGTGCGTGAATGGCGGCAGCGCCGCCGGATCAGCCAACTCGATCTCGCGATCGAGGCCGACGTGTCACCACGTCATGTGAGCTTCATCGAGACCGGCCGCGCACAACCCAGCCGGACCATGGTGCTGCGGCTGGCCGAAGCGCTCGAGGTGCCGCCCCGCGAACAGAACCGACTGCTGCTCGCGGCCGGCCTGGCGCCGGTGTACTCCGAACGGTCCCTGGACGACCCCGAGATGGCCGCGGTGCGCGACGGCCTCACCCGCGTGCTCGACGCGTACCACCCCTATCCCTGCGTGGCCGTGGACCGGGAGTGGAACCTGTTGCGCGCCAACGCGGGCGCCGCCGTCATGCTCGACGGGGTGGCCCCTCATCTGCTGGAGCGTCCCAACGCACTGCGCATCACGCTGCACCCGCAGGGCATGGCACCGCGGATCCGCAACCTCGCCGAGTGGCGTCACCATCTGATCAGTCGGCTGCGTCGCGAGGTGGCGGTGAGCGGTTCCGGAGCGCTCGCCGCCCTGCTGGCCGAAGTCGAGTCCTACCCGGGCGGGTTCGAGTCGACGCACGATCTCGGTGGTGTCGCAGTGCCGCTGGAGTTGCTCACCGCGCGGGGTGAGGTGCTGAGGTTCCTGAGCACCGTGACGACGTTCGGCACGGCCCTGGATCTCACCGCGGCCGAACTGAGTGTGGAGGCGTTCCTGCCTGCCGACGAGCGGACCGCGGCGGCGCTGCGCGGGTGA